In a genomic window of Chrysemys picta bellii isolate R12L10 chromosome 1, ASM1138683v2, whole genome shotgun sequence:
- the DYNLT3 gene encoding dynein light chain Tctex-type 3 isoform X2, with translation MTFNAEEAHNIVKECIEGILGKIDYNHNKVNQWTATIVEQSLTHLVKLGKTYKYIVTCAVMQKCGAGLHTASSCFWDTTTDGTCTVRWENRTMNCIVNVFAIAVVL, from the exons ATGACCTTCAATGCTGAGGAAGCCCACAACATCGTTAAGGAG TGCATAGAAGGGATTTTGGGCAAGATAGATTACAATCACAACAAAGTCAATCAGTGGACTGCAACTATAGTGGAGCAATCTTTAACACACCTGGTAAAACTAGGAAAAACATACAAATACATTG TAACCTGTGCAGTGATGCAGAAGTGTGGCGCTGGTCTCCACACAGCAAGCTCGTGCTTTTGGGATACCACAACTGATG GTACCTGCACAGTGAGATGGGAAAACCGGACTATGAACTGCATTGTCAATGTTTTTGCCATTGCTGTTGTCCTGTAG
- the DYNLT3 gene encoding dynein light chain Tctex-type 3 isoform X1 — MEEFHPHNDEMTFNAEEAHNIVKECIEGILGKIDYNHNKVNQWTATIVEQSLTHLVKLGKTYKYIVTCAVMQKCGAGLHTASSCFWDTTTDGTCTVRWENRTMNCIVNVFAIAVVL; from the exons ATGGAGGAGTTTCACCCCCACAACGACGAG ATGACCTTCAATGCTGAGGAAGCCCACAACATCGTTAAGGAG TGCATAGAAGGGATTTTGGGCAAGATAGATTACAATCACAACAAAGTCAATCAGTGGACTGCAACTATAGTGGAGCAATCTTTAACACACCTGGTAAAACTAGGAAAAACATACAAATACATTG TAACCTGTGCAGTGATGCAGAAGTGTGGCGCTGGTCTCCACACAGCAAGCTCGTGCTTTTGGGATACCACAACTGATG GTACCTGCACAGTGAGATGGGAAAACCGGACTATGAACTGCATTGTCAATGTTTTTGCCATTGCTGTTGTCCTGTAG